In Actinomycetes bacterium, the genomic stretch TTCGTGTTGTCGTCCGCAACGGGTTCAGCCACGACATGGCCGGGCTGTTCCTTCGAGACCTGGAGACCGCGGTCAGCTGGCTCGACGCGCTGAACGGCCCGATGCCCACCCAGGAGCAGCCCTCATCCTTCTCGCACTGACGAGGGCAGCTGCCCCTCAAGCCAGGACAGGCGATCCGGCCGACCGCACCAGACTGGTGAGCCGGGTCTCGGTCGACGGAGGATGAGAATGATCGGGTCGCCGATCGCTGATGTCGGGACCAGACACACCGGATCTCACCCGGTGCGGGTGATTGCCGCAGATCGGACGCCTCCTAGCGTGGCCTGGGTGACACGCACCAGCACCCAGCTGCGCCCCGCCGCTGAGGCGGGGCGAGGCGGAGTTCGAAGTCGAGAGCGGCTGAACGGCCCTCGGCACCAGTGGCGGGCCGGGAGGCCTGGGCGGTATCGAATCGCACGCCTACTCGTCTCACCGGCCCATGAAGCCCGCAGTCGGGGCGCTCAAAGGGCCGAGCGAACCCGGGCAAGGAGGCTGCCGTGAGTTCCACCGTGGCACCGAACGTGAGCGATGTCGGCGGGCCTGGCCGGCGCACGGTCTACAGCATGTGCGGCATGTGCGCGGTGCGGTGCCCGATCGAGGTGACGGTCGAGGACGGTCGGGTGACCTGGCTTCAGGGCAACCCGCATGACAAGGCCCTCGGCACCAGCCTGTGCGCGAAGGGCGCGGCCGGGCTGTCCCTGGAGTTCGACGACCAGCGGCCGCAGACGCCGCTCATCCGCACGGGCCCGCGTGGCGGCGGCCAGTGGCGGCGGGCGTCCTGGGACGAGGCCCTCGACTACATCGCCGACAAGCTGAACGAGACGATCGAGGCCTTCGGTCCCTGTGGCATTGCGCTATCCGACCGCGGCGGTCCCTTCGTCGACCTGACCCGGACCTTCGTGCGTGCGCTCGGCTCGCCGAACTACTTCAACCACGACGCCGGCTGCACCGGCAACGCGCACAACGCGGCACGGTCGATCTACGGCTTCGGCCACGAGGGGCTCATCTTCGACCTGAAGAACACCAAGCACCTGGTCCTGTACGGCCGCAACGTCCTCGAGTCCCTCATGGTCAAAGAGGCCAAGGCCTTCATGGCTGCACTGGCGAACGGGATGCGCTGCACCTACATCGATCCGCGCGCCACCATCACCGCCAGCAAGGCCACCCGGTACTGGCAGGTCCGCCCGAACAGCGACTACGCGCTCAACCTCGCGCTCATCCACGAGATCCTGAAGCAGGGGGTGTACGACCAGGACTTCGTCGCCCGTTTCGTCTCCGGCATGGACTCCCTGCGCGAGGCGGTCCAGGACACGACCCCGGAGTGGCAGGAGGCCCACACCGGCCTCCCCGCCGAGCAGCTCCGTGGCTTTGTCGAAGAGATCGCCGCCGATGTGCCACGCGTGATCTTCCACCCGGGCTGGATGTCGGCGCGTCACAAGCAGTCGTTCTACGTCAGCCGCACGGCGCTGATCCTGAACGCGCTGATGGGCAACATCGAGATCCCGGGTGGCTTCGTCTTGGGTAAGTCACCCGAGCAGTACGGCCGCAAGGGCCTGAACCACTTGACCGACCGGGTGCCCGAGGTCGTCGAACCGCGGGTGGACGGTGCCGGCGCGGACCGCCCCCAGTGGGACCCGGCCATCGGCATGCTGCACCAGGCATTCGCCGCCATGGAGACGGGGCAGCCCTACGGCATCGGCGCCTACTTCGCCTACCGCCACGATCCTCTCACCGGCCTGCCCGACCCCGAGGCGACTCAGCGTGCGCTGGACAAGCTCACGCTGCTCGTCTCGATCGACGTGCGCTACTCGGAGACGGGCTGGTTCGCCGACGTCATCCTCCCCGAGTCGACCTACCTCGAGCGCGCCAACATCCTCGGCCAGATGAACGGCCCAGTGCCCGTGTTCACCATGCGGGACCAGGCGATCGCCCCGCGCTTCGACAGCCGCCCGGCCTGGTGGATCTTCCGCGAGATCCTGCGCCGGATGGGGGTCAAGGAGGCACTCGACTTCGAGACCATCGAGGAGCTGTGGAACTACCAGCTCGATGGCACCGGCGTGACGATCGCCCAGCTGCGCGAGACGGGGATCGTCGCCCTGGCGGACGCGCCGACCCTGACACCGCGCGACGAGCTCAGGTTCCCGACCCCCTCGGGGCGGATCGAGATCGACAGCGAGACCCTGACGGGCGCCGGGTTGGCCAGCCTGCCGCCGTACCAGCCCAAGGAGCCCCCCACCGACGACCGCTTCGTGCTGCTCTTCGCGAAGACGGCGACGCTGGCGCAGGGCCAATCCCTGAACAACCCGATCCTGCACGAGGTCGCCCCGGAGCAGGTGCTGTGGATCCACCCCGACCGGGCCAGGCCGCTCGGCATCCGCGACGGCGAGGAGGTGGAGGTCAACGGGGGCGGACGCTACGTCGGAAGGATCAAGGCCCGGGTGACTCCGTGGATCCATCCCGAGGCGGTGTTCATGCTGCACGGCTACGGCGCCACGGTGCCGCTCGCCACCCGCGCCCGCGGGTTCGGCGTGGCCGACCAGCGCCTGCAGCACGGCAAGCTCTACGACTTCGACCCGGCCGGTGGTGGCTGTGCCATGACCGAAACCATCGTCCAGGTCAAGCCCGCTGCGGCGGCAGGAGCCGACCGATGAGCGACTACATCCTTCGCCACGACGAAGCGAGCTGCATCGGCTGCCAGGCCTGCGAGGTGCACTGCAAGACCAACAAGAACGTCGAGGCCGGACCGGCCCCGTGCAAGATCATCACCTTCGGCCCGGTCGAGGTCGGCGGACACCCGCGCATGCGGTTCGTGTTCATGCCCTGCTTCCACTGCGAGGACCCGTGGTGCGTGCGGGCCTGCCCGACCGGCGCCATGCAGAAGCGCGAGAAGGACGGCATCGTCTTCGTCGAGTCCAGTCTGTGCATCGGCTGCAAGAGCTGCATCGCCGCGTGCCCCTGGGGCACCCCACAGTGGGATCCGGCCACGCGCAAGGTGGTCAAGTGCGACTACTGCATGGACCGCATCGATGCCGGGCTGCAGCCGGCCTGCGTCACGACGTGCGTGACCGGTTGCCTGTCCTTCGGCGTCGCCACCGAGGTGCCAGACCCGCGCCGCGAGCGATACGCCCGCCAGCTCATCGCCGAACCGCTGGGGAGCGACGAGGACTCGCCATGAGCGAGCTTCAGCTGCTGCCAGCGTGGCTCGACGCTGGCGCTGCGGCCCTGGCCGGCGCCGAGCCGCCCGCGCAGACTCTGGACGCGGCGTTGCCGGGCCTGTCCCGGGCGCAGTCCCTGACGCCCGTGCAGCGGCTGCAGCAGGTGCAGGAGTCGGCCCTGGCTGAGTCCGGCGGCGCCGGCGAACCGATCCATCTGGCCTGGCGCCGGTTCCTTCGCGGCCGCGGGCCCTCGACGCTGGTCATCGACGCAACCGGCTTCGACGAGCGGGCCCGCGGCACGGCTGCGGTTCTCGATGGCGCCCCGTGGCTGCTGGCCGAGGGAGTGCTGATCGCGGCCGGACTGCGGGACAGTCTCAAGGTCGAGCTGCGCCTGCCGAGCGAACTGACCGGCCGTGAGGCGGCCCTGCTCAACGCTGTCGACGCCATGCGGTCGCTCGCCGAGGCCGCGATCCCCCGCCGGCAGGTGGAGATCCAGCGCGACTGCCCGGCCAGCCCCTGGGGGGAGGGGCACGCGACCGACGGGTCGCGGCTGATCCACACCCCGGAGACCTGGTGCCGGCTGGCCCTGCTGTTCGCCGGCGAGTCCGGTCTGGATGCGTCCTTGCTCACGCTGCGGCGCGGCATGAAGCAGCGCGGCCTGGTCGAGTTCGCGCGTTCCGCGCAACTGCGGCGCCAGATCGAGGGCTGGGGTGGCGGTGTCGAGGTGGAAGGTCGCGACGCTGTGCTCGTCCTCGACGACGGGCTCGGCGGCTTCCTGCCGCTGTCGGAGGCGGACCTGTCCTGCGAGCCCCTGTCGTTGTCGTCCGCGGGCATCATCCCGGCGCCGTCCACCCTGATGGTGATGGCGCAGGGCGTGTGCGTCGTCAAAGCGACCCGACGTGCGCTCTATCGCCATTGGCTCCTCGCCGACGGCGACGCGGCAGCGGTGCGTCCGTTGCTGGCCCGCGCTGCGCGTCTGGCGACTGAGATCACCCTCGGCCGGGGTGGTGCCGGCCATCTCACCGCCCTCGACGAGGTGGCGCTCGAGCTCGCGGTACAGGGGCTCGCGGCCAGCTGGCCGCTGGGCAGCTCGTTGCGCTACTACCGGGAGCAGTGGGAGCAGCACGCCCGGCGTGAGTCCTGCCCCGAAGGGGTCTGCCTGGAGGACCGGCCGGCGCCGTGCCACGGGACGTGTCCGGCCAACATCGACATCCCGAGCTTCATCGCCCACCTGGGCCACGGCGACTACCGGTCCACCATCGAGGTCATCAGGCGGGACAACCCGCTGCCGCTGACCTGCGGCCTGGTCTGTCCCGCGCCGTGCGAGTCTGCGTGCGTGAGACGGGGCAGCAACGGGGCTGTCTTCATCCGGCCGCTGAAGGCCAAGGCAGCCGAGCACTGCCTGGCCGAGGGCGGCTACCCCAAGCCGGAGCTGGCCGCTGACACCGGCAAGCGCATCGGCATCATCGGCTCCGGGCCGTCCGGCCTGGCCGCTGCCTACTACCTGCGCACCTACGGTCACCAGGTCGAGGTCTTCGAGTCGCAGGACAAGGCCGGCGGAATGCTGCGCTACGGCATCCCGGCCTACCGCCTGCCGCCGGATCTGCTCGAGCAGGAACTCGACCAGATCCGGGTGCTGGGGGTACCCATCCACACCGGCACCCCGGTCGGCAGCCTCGAGACGTTCCGCAAGGGCTACGACGCGGTGTTCCTCGGTCTGGGCACCCAGCAGTCGCGCCTCATCCCGATCGACGGTGTCCACCAGCCCTTCGTGCTGGGCGGCATCGACTTCCTGCGGTCCGTGCGCAGCGGCGATCAGGTGCGGGTCGGGCCGCGGGTCGTCGTCGTGGGCGGAGGGAACGTCGCCATCGACGTCGCCTTGACGGCGCTGCGGCAAGGCGCGCAGCACGTCGACCTGGTCTCCCTGGAGAAGCGCCGCGAGATGCCCGCCAGCCCGCACGAGATCGAGAACGCAGCCGCCGAAGGCGTGCAGCTGCACCCGGGCTGGGGCCCGGTGCGCATCGACGAAGACGGCGAGGTCACCTTCCAGCTCTGCGAACAGGTCCACGACGAGAACGGCCGCTTCGCCCCCCTGTTCGACACGGCGCGCCCGCTGAAGCTCGCCGCGGACCACGTGATCCTGGCCACCGGTCAAGGCACGGACCTGGCGATCCTCGACGGCAGCGGCGTGGCCAACACGCACGGCTTCATCGTCGCGGACTCCAAGACGCTGATGACCGACGTGCCGGGCATCTTCGCCGGCGGAGACGCCGAGCACGGCCCACGGACGGCCGTGGAGGCGATCCGCTCCGGGAAGATCGCCGCGGCCGCCATCGACGCCTGGCTGCGCGAAACGCCCCTGAGCGCCGCCACCGGCCGGGCGGTTCGCCGCGCCGAGGTGGCTCCCCTGCACGTCGAAGCCGACGAGCGCACTCACCGCCGCCGCGCCGCGATGCCCGAAAGAAGCGTCGAGGAGGTCCTCGGCGAGGGCAACTACGTCCGCATCGAGCTGGGCATGACCGATGCGATGGCGCACGACGAGGCCCGCCGCTGCCTGCGCTGCGACGTCTGCATCGGCTGCGGCCTGTGCATGGCCGCCTGCAGCGAGATGGGCGTCGATGCGCTGCGGATGGCCGACACGCAGGCCGGTCGGCTCGCCTACTTCGACTTCACCCGGCCAGCGGACCTGTGCATCGGCTGCGGCGCCTGCACGCAGGTCTGCCCGACGGGAGCGATCCACCTCGAGGACGTCGACGGCGTCCGGCGCACGGTCATCACCGGGACCGTGGTTCGCGAGCAGCCCCTGCTGACCTGCATCGACTGCGGCGCACCGACCCAGACGCCGGCCCACCGGGACTTCATCCGTGACCGCCTGCCCGATCACATGGCCGCGCACCTGGACCGTGAGCTGTGCCCCGCATGTGTGCGACGCCGGGCCGATCGTCCCGTAGTGACAGCACCCGGCCGTCGGCGATGAAACCGCCGACGGGTCACTTCCAGGTCGCCCCCCGGCACACCTCCGGCGGCGGATCGCCGCACGGTTCTTTTGAGGAGGAGTCATGAAGGCCGTCACGGTTCAGCCGGGGGTCACGGACTCGGTTCGCTTCGAGGAGGTCCCCGAACCGGACCAGACCACCGGGTCGATCCTGGTCGAGGCGGTCGCGGTGGGCATCTGCGGCACCGACGTCGAGATCGCCTCCGGCGCGTACGGCTGGGCCCCTCCCGGGCGGGACCGGCTGATTCTGGGTCACGAGTCACTGGGCCGGGTCGTCGACCCTGGGCCGGACCGCAGCGTGCGGGCTGGTGACCTGATCGTCGGGATCGTCCGGCGTCCCGACCCGGTGCCCTGCCCGAACTGCGCCGTGGGGGAGTGGGACATGTGCACCAACGGGCAGTACACCGAGAGGGGCATCAAGGAGATCGACGGGTTCATGTCCGAACGCTGGCGGATCGAACCGGGGTACTTCACCAAGCTTGACCCCTCGCTCGGCCGCCTCGGGGTACTGCTCGAGCCGACCACCGTGGTGACCAAGGCCTGGGAGCTGGTCGGGGCCATGCGAGCCCGAGCGTTCTGGGAGCCACGAACCGTGCTGGTCACCGGTGCCGGCCCGATCGGCATGCTCGCCGCCCTCATCGGCGTCCAGCACGGTGGCGAGGTGCACGTCCTCGACCAGGTCACCGAGGGTGCCAAGCCGCAGCTAGTGCGTGATCTCGGCGCCACCTACCACTCCGGGCCCATCCCCGACCTGGGCTTCAAGCCCGACGTGATCATCGAGTGCACCGGGGTAGGCCCAGTCATCGTCGACTCGATCCGTCAGGTCGGTCCGGGCGGAGTCGTGTGCCTGACCGGAGTGGGCAGCGGTGGCGCAAGCAGCGGACTGTCTCCCGCCGACCTCGGCAAGGAGCTGGTCCTGCAGAACAACGTGGTCATCGGCTCGGTCAACGCCAACCGCCGGCACTTCTACCGAGCCGCCCAGGCGCTCGCCGCGGCCGACCGGGCCTGGCTGGCCCGGCTGGTCACCCGGCGGGTCCCCCCGCAGGATGTCGCCGACGCGCTGCAGCGCGGCCCCGACGACATCAAGGTCGTCCTGGACTTCGGAGCCTGACCATGGCCGGCGAGCCTGACCAGGACGGCGGGGCCGTCGTCTGTACGACCGAGCAGACCCAGCTCGGCGAGGGAGTGCGGTGGGACGCCGGTCGGGACGAGCTACTGCGCGTGGACATCCTGGCCGGGCGGGTCTACCGCGACCGGGTCACCGACGACGGTGCGCTGGTCTCCGTGCGCGTCTACGACTTGCCGTGGCCGGTCGGGATGATCGCACCCGTCCAGGGCGACGACGGTTGGCTGCTCGGCGCCGGGCGGGGCTTCGTCCACCTGGCCCCCGACGGCACCCATCGGGTGATCGCTGCCGAGGTGTCACCCCCCGCGACCCGGATGAACGATGGCGCCAGCGACCCGCAGGGCCGGTTCTGGGGCGGGGCGCTGGCCGACGACCACCACGAGGGCGGCGGCGCGCTCTACCGGCTCGCCACCGACGGACGTGTCGAGCAGGTGCTCGGGGGTATGACGATCCCCAACGGCATCGGGTGGAGCCCTGACGGCGCCACGATGTACCTGGTGGACAGTGGCCCGCGGGTGGTCTACGCGTTCGCGTTCGACGCCGAACGGGGCTCCCTCTCCGACCGGAGGGTCCTGCTCACCGTGCCCGAGGACGTCGGTGCGCCGGACGGCATGACCGTGGACGCCGCGGGCGACCTGTGGGTGGCGATCTACGGCGGGGGACGGGTCCGGCGCTACTCACCGGCCGGGGCGCTGAGACAGGAGTTCCTCGTGCCTGCGCCGCAGAGCACCTGCTGTGCGCTCGCCGGCCCGGGGCTCAACCGGCTGTACGTCACCACAGCGACCGAGAACTACACCGACGAACAGCGCCGCGCCGAACCGGCCGCCGGGCTGGTCTACCGGCACGCCACCGACGCCACCGGCCAGCCCGCCGCTGCGTTCATCCCCGATCCCGTCTGGTGGGCCGCGCTCGACCGTTGAAAGTGCGAGAAGAGGAGCCTGGCATGTCCGATCCGCTCGTCACTGCCCACGTCGCCCGGCGCGAAGGGTGGGCGCGCTCATGAGCACCTCCTCTCCGTTCGCACCGATCGCCGACTATGCGTTTCTGTCGGACTGCCACACGGGAGCGCTGGTCGCTCCGGACGGGTCGATCGACTGGCTGTGCGTGCCCCGTTTCGATGCGCCCAGCGTCTTCGGCAGTCTGCTCGACCGGCAGGCCGGGTTCTTCCGGTTCGCGCCGTTCGGCGTGAACCACCCCTCGGCCCGCGCCTACGAGCCGGGCACGAACGTGCTGGTGACGACCTGGAAGCACCAACAGGGCTGGGTGGTGGTCCGGGACGCGCTGACCATGGGACCACGGCAGGAGGAGGACTCGGTCACGCCGCACACCCGCCCGCCC encodes the following:
- a CDS encoding molybdopterin-dependent oxidoreductase, giving the protein MSSTVAPNVSDVGGPGRRTVYSMCGMCAVRCPIEVTVEDGRVTWLQGNPHDKALGTSLCAKGAAGLSLEFDDQRPQTPLIRTGPRGGGQWRRASWDEALDYIADKLNETIEAFGPCGIALSDRGGPFVDLTRTFVRALGSPNYFNHDAGCTGNAHNAARSIYGFGHEGLIFDLKNTKHLVLYGRNVLESLMVKEAKAFMAALANGMRCTYIDPRATITASKATRYWQVRPNSDYALNLALIHEILKQGVYDQDFVARFVSGMDSLREAVQDTTPEWQEAHTGLPAEQLRGFVEEIAADVPRVIFHPGWMSARHKQSFYVSRTALILNALMGNIEIPGGFVLGKSPEQYGRKGLNHLTDRVPEVVEPRVDGAGADRPQWDPAIGMLHQAFAAMETGQPYGIGAYFAYRHDPLTGLPDPEATQRALDKLTLLVSIDVRYSETGWFADVILPESTYLERANILGQMNGPVPVFTMRDQAIAPRFDSRPAWWIFREILRRMGVKEALDFETIEELWNYQLDGTGVTIAQLRETGIVALADAPTLTPRDELRFPTPSGRIEIDSETLTGAGLASLPPYQPKEPPTDDRFVLLFAKTATLAQGQSLNNPILHEVAPEQVLWIHPDRARPLGIRDGEEVEVNGGGRYVGRIKARVTPWIHPEAVFMLHGYGATVPLATRARGFGVADQRLQHGKLYDFDPAGGGCAMTETIVQVKPAAAAGADR
- a CDS encoding 4Fe-4S dicluster domain-containing protein; its protein translation is MSDYILRHDEASCIGCQACEVHCKTNKNVEAGPAPCKIITFGPVEVGGHPRMRFVFMPCFHCEDPWCVRACPTGAMQKREKDGIVFVESSLCIGCKSCIAACPWGTPQWDPATRKVVKCDYCMDRIDAGLQPACVTTCVTGCLSFGVATEVPDPRRERYARQLIAEPLGSDEDSP
- a CDS encoding glucose 1-dehydrogenase, whose protein sequence is MKAVTVQPGVTDSVRFEEVPEPDQTTGSILVEAVAVGICGTDVEIASGAYGWAPPGRDRLILGHESLGRVVDPGPDRSVRAGDLIVGIVRRPDPVPCPNCAVGEWDMCTNGQYTERGIKEIDGFMSERWRIEPGYFTKLDPSLGRLGVLLEPTTVVTKAWELVGAMRARAFWEPRTVLVTGAGPIGMLAALIGVQHGGEVHVLDQVTEGAKPQLVRDLGATYHSGPIPDLGFKPDVIIECTGVGPVIVDSIRQVGPGGVVCLTGVGSGGASSGLSPADLGKELVLQNNVVIGSVNANRRHFYRAAQALAAADRAWLARLVTRRVPPQDVADALQRGPDDIKVVLDFGA
- a CDS encoding FAD-dependent oxidoreductase, which encodes MSELQLLPAWLDAGAAALAGAEPPAQTLDAALPGLSRAQSLTPVQRLQQVQESALAESGGAGEPIHLAWRRFLRGRGPSTLVIDATGFDERARGTAAVLDGAPWLLAEGVLIAAGLRDSLKVELRLPSELTGREAALLNAVDAMRSLAEAAIPRRQVEIQRDCPASPWGEGHATDGSRLIHTPETWCRLALLFAGESGLDASLLTLRRGMKQRGLVEFARSAQLRRQIEGWGGGVEVEGRDAVLVLDDGLGGFLPLSEADLSCEPLSLSSAGIIPAPSTLMVMAQGVCVVKATRRALYRHWLLADGDAAAVRPLLARAARLATEITLGRGGAGHLTALDEVALELAVQGLAASWPLGSSLRYYREQWEQHARRESCPEGVCLEDRPAPCHGTCPANIDIPSFIAHLGHGDYRSTIEVIRRDNPLPLTCGLVCPAPCESACVRRGSNGAVFIRPLKAKAAEHCLAEGGYPKPELAADTGKRIGIIGSGPSGLAAAYYLRTYGHQVEVFESQDKAGGMLRYGIPAYRLPPDLLEQELDQIRVLGVPIHTGTPVGSLETFRKGYDAVFLGLGTQQSRLIPIDGVHQPFVLGGIDFLRSVRSGDQVRVGPRVVVVGGGNVAIDVALTALRQGAQHVDLVSLEKRREMPASPHEIENAAAEGVQLHPGWGPVRIDEDGEVTFQLCEQVHDENGRFAPLFDTARPLKLAADHVILATGQGTDLAILDGSGVANTHGFIVADSKTLMTDVPGIFAGGDAEHGPRTAVEAIRSGKIAAAAIDAWLRETPLSAATGRAVRRAEVAPLHVEADERTHRRRAAMPERSVEEVLGEGNYVRIELGMTDAMAHDEARRCLRCDVCIGCGLCMAACSEMGVDALRMADTQAGRLAYFDFTRPADLCIGCGACTQVCPTGAIHLEDVDGVRRTVITGTVVREQPLLTCIDCGAPTQTPAHRDFIRDRLPDHMAAHLDRELCPACVRRRADRPVVTAPGRRR
- a CDS encoding SMP-30/gluconolactonase/LRE family protein encodes the protein MAGEPDQDGGAVVCTTEQTQLGEGVRWDAGRDELLRVDILAGRVYRDRVTDDGALVSVRVYDLPWPVGMIAPVQGDDGWLLGAGRGFVHLAPDGTHRVIAAEVSPPATRMNDGASDPQGRFWGGALADDHHEGGGALYRLATDGRVEQVLGGMTIPNGIGWSPDGATMYLVDSGPRVVYAFAFDAERGSLSDRRVLLTVPEDVGAPDGMTVDAAGDLWVAIYGGGRVRRYSPAGALRQEFLVPAPQSTCCALAGPGLNRLYVTTATENYTDEQRRAEPAAGLVYRHATDATGQPAAAFIPDPVWWAALDR